The following are from one region of the Bradyrhizobium septentrionale genome:
- a CDS encoding FadR/GntR family transcriptional regulator, giving the protein MDKSALPSLDPSRRASIKRKRSDVVADLIRSHIFQAGLQPNDRLPQEGELIEMFGCSRSTIREALKSLEVQGLVQNTTGPGGGARVAPVSINRIVGLLSNYFYFQSISAAQIYQIRRLIEPELAFSVVGHLTPAHFAALDKAIAVQEHHPGGEGDWEHHRHAEIDFHDILIEACPNPLLGLMCRFVNEAIRHLIGKLGVQEFSSSFTCENIEFHKRLMAAFRSGNAARAKRVMLEHVLSAEAVVVPKEDHRTDQPVFYEPLRLD; this is encoded by the coding sequence ATGGATAAATCGGCTTTACCCTCCCTCGACCCCTCCCGGCGCGCCTCGATCAAGCGCAAGCGCTCGGACGTCGTCGCCGACCTGATCCGCAGCCACATTTTCCAGGCCGGGTTGCAGCCCAACGACCGGTTGCCGCAGGAGGGTGAACTGATCGAGATGTTCGGCTGCAGCCGCTCGACCATCCGCGAGGCGCTCAAGTCGCTCGAGGTGCAGGGGCTAGTGCAGAACACCACCGGGCCCGGCGGCGGCGCGCGGGTGGCGCCGGTGTCGATCAACCGGATCGTCGGCCTGCTCAGCAACTATTTTTATTTCCAGTCGATCAGCGCCGCGCAGATCTACCAGATCCGCCGGCTGATCGAGCCGGAGCTCGCCTTCAGTGTGGTCGGCCACCTCACGCCGGCGCATTTCGCCGCGCTCGACAAGGCGATCGCGGTTCAGGAGCATCATCCCGGCGGCGAAGGCGACTGGGAGCATCATCGCCACGCCGAGATCGATTTCCACGACATCCTGATCGAAGCCTGCCCCAATCCGCTGCTCGGCCTGATGTGCCGCTTCGTCAATGAGGCGATCCGCCATCTGATCGGCAAGCTCGGCGTGCAGGAATTCTCGTCGAGCTTCACCTGCGAGAACATCGAGTTTCACAAGCGCCTGATGGCCGCGTTCCGCTCCGGCAACGCCGCGCGCGCGAAGCGCGTGATGCTCGAGCATGTGTTGAGCGCCGAGGCGGTGGTCGTCCCCAAGGAGGACCACCGCACGGATCAGCCGGTCTTTTATGAGCCGTTGCGGCTCGACTGA
- a CDS encoding amidase family protein, with product MSRCGSTEPTIKKQAEERHVTNAPIWQWSAVETAAAIRSGEATSEQVVRAHLERMHEANPALNAVVVDLGAAALAAAKVADATLAASKRQGNAVGPLHGVPVTIKINIDVEGQANSNGVVAFKDNIAPGDSPVTANLKKAGAVIIGLTNTPEFSLRGFTDNPLHGLTRNPWNADVTCGGSSGGAGASIAAGIGTIAHGNDIGGSLRWPAHCNGIATIKPTQGRIPAFNPSATAERPLMAQFMSSQGPLARHIADVRLGLEVMAQRDPRDPWFVPAPLTGPKPATPIKVALAKIPEDMATDRGVIALQRKAADHLADAGYAVSEVELPDLNKVWQLWCDLIMTEVRVLQQDQMLATTSADFQKSFRGFIAMANPLDQAGYMKAIAERSRHIRNWMTFLEQYPLVLMPTTVRKTPEVNADLGGDQRVKELFWNDLRFISSMNVLGLPAAVVPVGLHEGMPVGVQIVGSRYREDMCLDAAEAIERKAGILARQLWERR from the coding sequence ATGAGCCGTTGCGGCTCGACTGAACCAACCATCAAGAAACAAGCGGAGGAACGACACGTGACGAACGCACCCATTTGGCAATGGTCCGCCGTGGAGACGGCTGCCGCGATCAGGAGCGGCGAGGCGACCTCGGAGCAGGTCGTCCGCGCTCACCTCGAGCGCATGCACGAGGCCAACCCGGCGCTCAACGCTGTCGTCGTCGACCTCGGCGCTGCGGCGCTGGCGGCGGCGAAGGTCGCGGACGCGACGCTCGCCGCGAGCAAGCGCCAGGGTAACGCCGTTGGGCCGCTGCACGGCGTACCGGTCACGATCAAGATCAACATCGACGTCGAGGGCCAGGCCAATTCGAACGGCGTGGTGGCGTTCAAGGACAACATCGCGCCGGGCGACTCGCCGGTGACGGCCAATCTCAAGAAGGCCGGCGCTGTGATCATCGGCCTGACCAATACGCCGGAATTCTCGCTGCGGGGCTTCACCGACAATCCGTTGCACGGCCTGACGCGCAATCCCTGGAACGCCGATGTGACCTGCGGCGGATCCTCGGGCGGCGCCGGTGCCTCGATCGCGGCCGGCATCGGCACCATCGCGCATGGCAATGACATCGGCGGCTCGCTGCGCTGGCCGGCCCACTGCAACGGCATCGCCACCATCAAGCCGACCCAGGGCCGCATCCCGGCGTTCAATCCGAGCGCGACCGCGGAGCGGCCGCTGATGGCGCAGTTCATGTCGTCGCAGGGCCCCTTGGCGCGCCATATCGCGGACGTGCGACTCGGCCTCGAGGTGATGGCGCAGCGCGATCCGCGCGATCCCTGGTTCGTGCCGGCGCCGCTGACGGGGCCGAAGCCCGCGACGCCGATCAAGGTCGCGCTCGCAAAAATCCCCGAGGACATGGCGACCGATCGCGGCGTGATCGCGCTGCAGCGCAAGGCGGCCGATCATCTGGCCGATGCCGGCTATGCGGTCAGCGAGGTCGAGCTCCCCGACCTCAACAAGGTCTGGCAGCTCTGGTGCGATCTGATCATGACCGAGGTCCGCGTCCTGCAGCAGGACCAGATGCTGGCGACCACCAGCGCCGACTTCCAGAAGTCGTTTCGCGGCTTCATCGCGATGGCCAATCCGCTCGACCAGGCCGGCTACATGAAGGCGATCGCCGAGCGCTCGCGCCACATCCGGAACTGGATGACGTTCCTCGAACAATATCCGCTGGTGCTGATGCCGACCACAGTGCGCAAGACGCCGGAGGTCAATGCCGATCTCGGCGGCGATCAGCGCGTCAAGGAACTGTTCTGGAACGACCTCCGCTTCATTTCATCGATGAACGTGCTCGGTCTGCCCGCGGCCGTGGTGCCCGTCGGACTGCATGAAGGAATGCCGGTCGGCGTCCAGATCGTTGGCTCGCGCTACCGCGAGGACATGTGTCTCGACGCCGCCGAGGCGATCGAGCGCAAGGCCGGGATTCTGGCACGGCAATTGTGGGAGCGGCGCTGA